In the Pseudomonadota bacterium genome, GAGAACGGTATGAAGCCAGAAAAAAGCGAAGGTGGAAAGCAGGAGGCCGGTCATGGCGATAAACGTCCAGTAAAGGAGAGGATAGTTTTCCTTGTCATGGTAATCAGCATGCGGCATGTATTGGACAAAGTTGGAATTGGACTTGGGGTGACAGGCGCCGCAGGTTTCGACCAGGCCTTCCTTGGAGATGGATGATTCAGGATCATCCGGAGGCAGCTGTTTGTGGGCGGTATGACAGTCGGCACACCCGGCTACATAGGTGGCTCCCCCTAGATGTTCCACCTTGCCGTGGTAGTCATGTTCATAGGTTTTGAAGGCCAAGGTATAGACGTTGTTGCGTTGCATCATATCTTGGTCGGCATGACATTTCTGGCAGGATTTAGTGTGAAATTCACGGGCTTCCAGGGCGGTTGTTGAATGAATATCATCAACATGCATTTCCTTGATATCATGCAATCCATGACAATCGGAGCAGGAAGGAGAATCAGGATTGCCGGCCATGAGGCCTTTTCCATGTACGCTTTGCAGGTAATCTTCATTGTCATGACAACCACTGCACATCTGGATGACTTTGGTTTTATCGCCACCAAAAGACTTCATTTCGTGGATGTTGGCATGGCAGTCAGTACATCTCACATCATTGTCTGCATGGACGGATTGCGTGTATTGTTTGGCAACCACTTTATGACAGAAACCACATTTTACCGGTTGCATGGGAACTTCACAATCGGCATGTTTTTCCAGGTCATAGATGTCCCGGTGGCAACTGGTACAGGCGTTACTTCCATGGGAAGAGGCGGCAAAGGTCGTACCATCCATATAATCATGGCATTCCAGGCACTGGCTGACGGAAATGCATTCCAGGCAGATCTCTTCTGCCGCTTCCTCTTTGGCCCATGAGGTGGAAGCCCCCAAGGCAAAGGAGAGCACCAGCATAAATGCCAGCAGCCCAAAAAAGTTAATGGAAAATTTCTTCATAATAGTGTTACCCCGCTCTTTTTTATTAAATATTATTTCATCCCCGTTAATAGGGTTGTGGAATAATTTCCACTTTACTTATATAAACTCCTACCTAAGCTGAACTATTAGCGGTTTGCCTTAGTATTTAGCTTTAACTCAACTTTCTGACTTGTATTGCCAGGGACATATTACCGGATGTTCGGGCTTGGCTCATAGCCTGTCTGCCGACAGGCAGGCGGTATTGGCCGCCTGGATGGGGACAGTTTTAAAACTGTCCCCCATTGTGATTCGCGGCGGACGCGGGGACATTGCTTTAGCGGTGTCCCCACAAGCCGGCCATGGACGGCCGGCGAGAATGAGCGAGAGCCATGCCGGAACATCCCGGAAAATTTCTTTCCACTGTTTTTAAAGCAACTCAGAAAGTTGAGGCTTTAAATAATCAGGTCTTGACCTTGACTAGTAACAACACCCATCGGGTGAATAGGTATAATATTAAAGATCTTGTAATTATTGAGCTAATAGCTAAGTGCTAATAGCTTGATTTAGATCCTAAGTATGGAAGTAATTCAATATTTTGTATGCACAGGCTAGGTGAAAGAAAGCAGGCATCATGCTTCGATGCCTGCTACTGAACTAGACTAAACCAGGATGTGTCTGCCAAAGAAGCAGACTAATTAGATCTTCAAAACCAGCATCAGGGCGATAACCAGAGCATAAATGACCAGTGATTCAATCATTGCCAGACCAATAATCATTGGTGTGGTAATTTTACCGGCAGCGCTGGGATTACGTCCAATACTATCAAGAGCGGACTTGATTGCCATTGATTGACTGAAAGCTCCACCAAAAGCAGCTATGGCGATGGCAGCAGCCGCGGCATAAGCCAGGCCGATATTGTATCCTGCCCCACCACCTTCAGCGGCCATTGCCGCAGTTGCTAAACCTGAAACTGCCAGCATGGTTAACATTTGGGTAATCTTTTTCATTGTATTCACCTCCTCTCAAATGGATTGATATTTCTTCCTAATGCGGGAACATATCCCGCAACCCAAACGGCCTTTTACGGCCCGCAAATAAGTACTCTTATCAGAACATTTTCTTGTTAAAAAAACAAGAAAATAGCCTGTAAGGTACTAATGATCATGGGATACTGCCCCACTGAAATAGGCCATGGATAAGAGAATAAAAACAAATGTTTGTACGAACGCAACAAATAAGCCAAGAAAGGCAATCGGGATGGGAACGACGAGTGGCGCGAGCATAATAAAAATGCTGGCCACCAAGTGGTCACCCATAATATTCCCGAAAAGCCTGAGTGAGAGTGACAGGGGTCTGGCAAGATGACCGATAATCTCAATGGGGATCATCAGCGGCGACAGCCAGAGGAATGGGCCGGTAAATTGTCTGAGGTATTTGGCTCCATGTTCTTTCCAGCCGAAATAATGGGTTAAAGCAAAAACAGTCAAGGCACAGGCTGCCGTAGTATTGAGGTTATCGGTTGGTGGTGCAAATCCGGGGATCAAGCCGGAAAGGTTAAAGGGAAGAATAAAAAACACCAGGCTGCCGATGATAAAGAGAAAATCACGGGC is a window encoding:
- a CDS encoding cytochrome c3 family protein, whose amino-acid sequence is MKKFSINFFGLLAFMLVLSFALGASTSWAKEEAAEEICLECISVSQCLECHDYMDGTTFAASSHGSNACTSCHRDIYDLEKHADCEVPMQPVKCGFCHKVVAKQYTQSVHADNDVRCTDCHANIHEMKSFGGDKTKVIQMCSGCHDNEDYLQSVHGKGLMAGNPDSPSCSDCHGLHDIKEMHVDDIHSTTALEAREFHTKSCQKCHADQDMMQRNNVYTLAFKTYEHDYHGKVEHLGGATYVAGCADCHTAHKQLPPDDPESSISKEGLVETCGACHPKSNSNFVQYMPHADYHDKENYPLLYWTFIAMTGLLLSTFAFFWLHTVLWLIRSYIEKNELHKQGIFVPHAQNPKVFYKRFTILEMVLHFAMMVSFIALVISGLPLKFNHAPWAQGLAHLMGGPHIAGLIHRWAAVVTFSYFGTTIIWVIYFLFIKQTGETFLQKLLGPDSLCPRKKDLDDVTGMFKWFFGKGSVPRFDRWTYWEKFDFIAVFWGMFAIGFTGLMLWVPEFFSAFLPGWAFNVAIIVHSDEALLASGFIFTVHFFNTHLRPEKFPMDMVIFNGVLRGYEMEEERPEQYERLKAQGKLDKMVTKYPGVLREAIGQLFGFAGLAAGLICLLLLAWGLFGG
- a CDS encoding ATP synthase F0 subunit C; translated protein: MKKITQMLTMLAVSGLATAAMAAEGGGAGYNIGLAYAAAAAIAIAAFGGAFSQSMAIKSALDSIGRNPSAAGKITTPMIIGLAMIESLVIYALVIALMLVLKI
- the atpB gene encoding F0F1 ATP synthase subunit A — translated: MHHDPIITFVGLIPGLNRLPVYTANAILISLLIIIMVLIGTAKLRKGSPEDNLIPEAKFSIQNLLEAMVEMILKLIGDTMGEEKARDFLFIIGSLVFFILPFNLSGLIPGFAPPTDNLNTTAACALTVFALTHYFGWKEHGAKYLRQFTGPFLWLSPLMIPIEIIGHLARPLSLSLRLFGNIMGDHLVASIFIMLAPLVVPIPIAFLGLFVAFVQTFVFILLSMAYFSGAVSHDH